A window of the Rhineura floridana isolate rRhiFlo1 chromosome 13, rRhiFlo1.hap2, whole genome shotgun sequence genome harbors these coding sequences:
- the HAS3 gene encoding hyaluronan synthase 3 isoform X1, which yields MPVSLSTALRVFGTSLFAVVVLGGILAAYVTGYQFIHTEKHYLSFGLYGAILGLHLFIQSLFAFLEHRQMRLEGRPLKLKASVALCIAAYQEDPDYLRKCLRSVQRISFPNLKVVMVVDGNGEDDAYMLDIFNEVMGSDQTGSFVWKSNFHAQAKGETDSGQRNAMRHIQSLVQHSTHTCIMQKWGGKREVMYTAFRALGDSVDYVQVCDSDTVLDPACTVEMLRILEEDPRVGGVGGDVQILNKYDSWISFLSSVRYWMAFNVERACQSYFGCVQCISGPLGMYRNSLLQQFLEDWYNQTFLGSKCSFGDDRHLTNRILSLGYRTKYTARSKCLTETPTRYLRWLNQQTRWSKSYFREWLYNALWFHKHHLWMTYESVVTGFFPFFLIATVIQLFYRGRVWNILLFLLTVQLVGVIKATYACFLRGNAEMIFMSLYSLLYMSSLLPAKLFAIATITKSGWGTSGRKTIVVNFIGLVPVSAWVAVLLGGLAYTAYCQDLFTDTELAFLISGAILYACYWVALLALYLAIVARRCNKPQEEYSLAFAEV from the exons atgCCAGTGAGCCTCTCCACAGCCCTGCGTGTTTTTGGGACCAGCCTCTTTGCTGTGGTGGTGCTGGGGGGCATACTTGCTGCCTACGTCACAGGCTACCAGTTCATCCACACCGAGAAGCACTACCTCTCCTTTGGGCTCTATGGTGCCATCCTGGGCCTCCACCTCTTCATCCAGAGCCTCTTTGCCTTCCTGGAGCACCGGCAGATGCGCCTGGAGGGCCGCCCCCTGAAGCTGAAGGCCTCGGTGGCCCTGTGCATCGCTGCCTACCAGGAGGACCCCGACTACCTGCGCAAATGCCTGCGCTCCGTCCAGCGCATCTCCTTCCCCAATCTCAAGGTCGTGATGGTGGTGGATGGCAATGGGGAGGACGATGCGTACATGCTGGACATCTTCAATGAGGTGATGGGCTCCGACCAGACAGGCTCCTTCGTCTGGAAGAGCAACTTCCATGCCCAGGCAAAGGGCGAGACGGATAGTGGTCAGCGCAACGCCATGCGGCACATCCAGAGCCTTGTCCAGCACAGCACCCACACCTGCATCATGCAGAAGTGGGGAGGGAAGCGCGAGGTGATGTACACGGCCTTCCGTGCCCTTGGAGACTCCGTTGACTACGTGCAG GTGTGCGACTCTGACACGGTTCTTGACCCAGCCTGTACGGTGGAGATGCTGCGCATCTTGGAGGAAGACCCTCGCGTCGGTGGAGTTGGCGGAGATGTCCAG ATCCTGAACAAATACGACTCGTGGATTTCCTTCTTGAGCAGCGTGCGCTACTGGATGGCGTTCAACGTGGAGCGGGCCTGCCAGTCCTATTTCGGCTGCGTCCAGTGCATCAGCGGGCCCCTGGGCATGTACCGCAACTCCTTGTTGCAGCAGTTCTTGGAGGACTGGTACAATCAGACATTCCTGGGCAGCAAGTGCAGCTTTGGGGACGACCGGCACCTCACCAACCGCATCTTGAGCCTGGGCTACCGGACTAAGTACACGGCCCGCTCCAAGTGCCTGACCGAGACACCCACCAGATACCTCCGCTGGCTCAACCAGCAAACGCGCTGGAGCAAGTCCTACTTCCGGGAGTGGCTCTACAACGCCCTCTGGTTCCACAAGCACCACCTCTGGATGACCTACGAGTCGGTGGTGACCGGcttcttccccttcttcctcaTCGCCACCGTCATCCAGCTCTTCTACCGCGGCCGTGTCTGGAACATCCTCCTCTTCCTGCTGACGGTGCAGCTGGTGGGCGTCATCAAGGCCACCTACGCCTGCTTCCTGCGCGGCAATGCCGAGATGATCTTCATGTCGCTCTACTCCCTGCTGTACATGTCCAGCCTCCTGCCAGCCAAGCTGTTTGCCATTGCCACCATCACCAAGTCGGGCTGGGGAACCTCCGGGCGCAAGACCATTGTGGTCAACTTCATTGGCCTCGTCCCGGTCTCTGCCTGGGTGGCGGTGCTGTTGGGCGGGCTGGCCTACACAGCCTACTGCCAGGATCTCTTCACGGACACGGAGCTGGCCTTCCTCATCTCAGGAGCCATCCTGTATGCCTGCTACTGGGTGGCCCTGCTCGCCCTCTACCTGGCCATCGTGGCTCGGCGCTGCAACAAGCCACAGGAAGAGTACAGCCTGGCGTTCGCAGAGGTGTGA
- the HAS3 gene encoding hyaluronan synthase 3 isoform X2 has protein sequence MPVSLSTALRVFGTSLFAVVVLGGILAAYVTGYQFIHTEKHYLSFGLYGAILGLHLFIQSLFAFLEHRQMRLEGRPLKLKASVALCIAAYQEDPDYLRKCLRSVQRISFPNLKVVMVVDGNGEDDAYMLDIFNEVMGSDQTGSFVWKSNFHAQAKGETDSGQRNAMRHIQSLVQHSTHTCIMQKWGGKREVMYTAFRALGDSVDYVQVCDSDTVLDPACTVEMLRILEEDPRVGGVGGDVQVRT, from the exons atgCCAGTGAGCCTCTCCACAGCCCTGCGTGTTTTTGGGACCAGCCTCTTTGCTGTGGTGGTGCTGGGGGGCATACTTGCTGCCTACGTCACAGGCTACCAGTTCATCCACACCGAGAAGCACTACCTCTCCTTTGGGCTCTATGGTGCCATCCTGGGCCTCCACCTCTTCATCCAGAGCCTCTTTGCCTTCCTGGAGCACCGGCAGATGCGCCTGGAGGGCCGCCCCCTGAAGCTGAAGGCCTCGGTGGCCCTGTGCATCGCTGCCTACCAGGAGGACCCCGACTACCTGCGCAAATGCCTGCGCTCCGTCCAGCGCATCTCCTTCCCCAATCTCAAGGTCGTGATGGTGGTGGATGGCAATGGGGAGGACGATGCGTACATGCTGGACATCTTCAATGAGGTGATGGGCTCCGACCAGACAGGCTCCTTCGTCTGGAAGAGCAACTTCCATGCCCAGGCAAAGGGCGAGACGGATAGTGGTCAGCGCAACGCCATGCGGCACATCCAGAGCCTTGTCCAGCACAGCACCCACACCTGCATCATGCAGAAGTGGGGAGGGAAGCGCGAGGTGATGTACACGGCCTTCCGTGCCCTTGGAGACTCCGTTGACTACGTGCAG GTGTGCGACTCTGACACGGTTCTTGACCCAGCCTGTACGGTGGAGATGCTGCGCATCTTGGAGGAAGACCCTCGCGTCGGTGGAGTTGGCGGAGATGTCCAGGTGCGGACCTGA